The Aedes albopictus strain Foshan chromosome 2, AalbF5, whole genome shotgun sequence region TCTCCATTCTCCAACACCTGCGTCGAAGGTAGGTGACGGCTAGTAGATTCAATAAATTTTGGTAGGAAACTTCACATGCGAAAACCAACCAGACTGGCAGTCCATCAATCCATCCGTGAGCCGGTCCATTCATGTGCGTGCATCTATTTGGACGATGGATAATAGTAGAGCACGGTATTGCCCGGTAGTTGCCATCTGGACGCCTGCAGTTCGATCAACTGTAGCAATGTCCGGCGTATGGCCGGAGCCGAAGCCGACGAGTTCAGGAAAGCATCACGCACTCCGGTCAGAAGGGTTTCCAGCTGTTGCGGCAGGTGCGTCTCCAGGTCCCGCCCAATGCAGGTCAGCACGAAAAAGAGACATTCGATCTGAAAGTGGTGAAGAAAAGCGATTGAGTTTTCAAGGTAACAAGTTCGGTGTAACTATGTTTTACCTCCGAGAGTGATCGAACAGGCGGTTTGACACAATCTTCGCAGCATTTGCCCAGAACGGTTAGCAGTACGATGGGAGGTGGAACGCCGTCGCATTCCGTCCGGAGTTGCAACTGGCGGCGCTTCAGTTGGCAGAACATTTCAGTTAAGAAAGCCATAAATGCCGTGAAGCGGGGCCGTGATGGGTTTTTGATGTTCATCGGTGGGCCCAGGACCTGGAATAGAAGTGAGTAGATATTACAACCTGTTGATGGACTTCGCTCATATGATACAGTACTTTATCACGCTCTTGGTACCATTGGCGACACGTGTTCAGCAGGGCTTCCAGGAAGGTCTCCTTTTGCTCTTTGGCAATAATCGAAATGCACAATCGTGAAATTGGAAGGGCATATCTGGAATTGAAAGAAATGATTAATGTAATCTGTTCGTAAATATTCCGTaagttttgagattttttatctaGCTGGGTAAAATGAATGTCTCTATTTATAATTCGGGTTGGACTTTCTTGATATTGATAATTGAAAGACAAGAAAATATTTTATGTCCTTACATTTTGAATGAGGCGTATTGTAGTTGGAAGAAATCACtcatgtcgggagtgagattcgatcgcaGGTCCATCGCGTGAtagtcacgggctttaaccatcACCATCATTCATAAAACATAGTAAAAACACTAACATTCTGTGAAAAAAACCCATATAGGTACATAAAAGTTCGATAATAGCTCAAATTTTGACACCGTTGAAGATAACGGATACCGTAAACCGGTaaaccggggtaacattgatcacttTTTTCAATCTTTCTTTGATAGTTTCCTATTgagtagggtaatttgccaattgttgcacggctaaaaattcgccaattgttgcacaccttataagaataacatggagtgtgcaacaataggcgaatgtttaatattttatttttttaaaacaagtacagtCCCTCTTAGTACGTGTTACGCTACTTTGAAAAGTATTCCGAAgcttttaaaaaaatttaaacaggTTTGTGAACAATGATCGCACCCTTACCAAATTTATGCCTACTTGCTTCTATATCTATAcacaatacgatgaaattgaatataataacgttatattctaaaagcattatttaaccctccaGCAGTCGCgcttttgtattttgtacaatacgttaaataaactcgcctgatctacatgattcaaggtggtgctggtggtagcggtgagcaatttttggaagattaaggatttttaggactacaatttcctggagcagtccctggaagacttccctgataaatccctggagcgattcatacaggaatgcctggaggaaattctatagaatccctggaggaatttccggaggaatccctggcagaatttctgaaagtatacctggaggaattcctgtataaattagagaaatagggtaattcatgtattttggacaggctgaggacaacgttagaaaaatcgtccccAGCTCCCTTAGAAAAGAatagattattttgcaaagttactattacgcttataatatgattgtactttgcattcctggtgataaaaagcttaacaaacgcattttaagctgagaaaatcacaatttccaatcgcctgttagaattgcattttggacaccgaatatatgttttggacaccctcaggtatatataatttggacagggcaattatctcaatgtttagccatgtgtactgctaaatcatggaagtagcataaattagcattattttgaagtaaattcttaataattaagcgtattttcaacgtaagtcatcagaatagggtctgtttgatccaataatcgatattcagaagtatctacttttattagctctccggaacaagacatacatcgcagtgcatgtccaaattatatacatgtccaaattatattttttaccctatcctAAGAGATCtcatgcgaaaaaaaaaaatcagaataaatctcttgaggaattcctagaggaaatcttagagaaatttaaaaaattcttgggggagttcttggagaaatctctgaaggaattccaggaggaatccctgaagcaattgctggaaaaatctctagagagaatcctggagaaatgcctggagtaacttCTAAACAAGTTCCTGAcgtaattgctggaagaattattggatgagacccaacaggaaatcctgaagaatttcctggagaaactccttggatgaattcttggagcagtccctggaaaaatactggagaaatctccagaggaattctgggaggaattgctggagaaatttctgcaaaaaaacccttgagaaattccaggagaatttcctggaagaacccttggaggaatttctggaggatccccgggaggaatctctgaaaatatccctgaagaaattcgaggagaattaccggcaggaaaccctgaagcaattcctggataaatctctgaaagaattcctggaggaatgtctggaggaatcccttgtaaattcccaaaagtattcctgaagaatctttgaagaaatcccttaaggatttcctgaattgctgacatagtttctgaaggatgtccaggagcaattcctggataatttcttaGAAaagttccgaagaaacttctggggtatttcctgcagatattcctggataaaatcctagataattccctggaggaattcctagagatgttTCTGtcataattgctggaggagtctctagaggaattcttggaagaattactagatgaatttctagaggaatctccagagaaattcatggaaatttatatttctatatctgaaaaaatctcttgagaaattcctggagcggaatttctggaggaattcctggagaaatacttgaaggaaatcctgaaggaatccctgtgggatccttgaagaaatttgtggagaaatacctggagaaatacctgggggaatccctgaaaaacatcctGAAGGATTTCGAAGAAGCTctctccctggaagaatttctgaagaaatccttagaatctttggaggaacttctggaggatatcctggaggaatcttagaaggatttcctggaggaatccatggtaaaatccctggaaaaaatcgtgcagaaatctcggaggaattcctgaagcaaattctaatggaatctcaggagaaattcctggagaaatgccaatgGAATAgctaacaaaatttatgaaggatgtcctgggataatttctggaggaattcctggaggagttcctggagaaattccagtataaaatcctggaggaatgcctgagaggTATTTCTGTGgattccatgatgaaattcctggaagaatctctagaggaattcttgaaagaattactggatacgtTTCTAGAATATTCATAGGAATTCTGGtagatttatattatttttctatttctgaaaaaaatcccatgagaatttctggcggaatttctagaggaattcctggagagatcctccaaggaattcctgagggaatctctgggggaatccttgaaggaatttgtgaagaaatccctggaggaatctgtagagaaattcctggaggaatacctggaggaacccctgaaaaattactgaaggtatttttggagaatctcctgcaagaatttcttaagaaactccatgacgatttgctggaagaatccttagatgaacttctggaggatttcctggagaaatcttcgaaggattttctggaggaatccttgagaaaactcctggagaaattcgaggagaaatccctgaattcctgaagcaattcatgaaggaatatcagaagaatttcctggaaaaatgcctggaggaatccctgaaaaattcctgaggatattcctggaaaatttcctggaagaacttctgaaaaaaatctcggaagattttctggaaaaattcctggaaaaattgctgacacaatttctgaaggatgtgcaGGGGCAATTCCCGGATCAATTCCTTGAGTAAtgatgaattcatgaagaaattcttggggcaatttcctggaggagttcctggagatagtCCTGGATTAAAACCTGgagggaggaatgtctggaggaatttctggaggttttcctttgagaattgctgcaggaatccttgaataaattcctgaaggaatctttggagaaattcttgcaataattactggatgaatctcttggagaatctctagagtaactctgggagaaacttctgcaaaaatcccatgagcaatacctggaagaatttctagggaaatttctggacaaatcctcgaaggaatttctgaaagaacccctgggagaattcttggggaaattcgtggagaaattgctggtaAATTCCCTGAAGATGTTCGGAagaatttttagcgaaattcctagatgaatccatgCCTGGaggtaaatctacaagaattcttggaggaatttctgaaaaaaaaattagaaggtatttctagagaaaatcctggtagaattattggagaaatccctgaaggatttcctagagaaattcctggatgaattactgacataacttttgatggaattccttgattattccctgaagaaactctgaagaggagatcctggagcaattcatggaagaaatcctggaagaatgcctgcgtggatttctgaaggaatcccaggaagaaattctgaaacaatcccaggaaaaactcctggaacaactccaggggaattcctggaggagtttctggaggaatccctgaagcaactcctggagaaatatctggttgaattgctggaggaatcgctgataaaaatttctggagaaatctctgcaagaatccaaggatgaatgtcttgaagaattcccggaaaatttcctggaagaatgcctaggagaattcctagtggagttcttggaggattccctaaagtaattccttcagaaatctttggatgaattcctgtaggagtctctggaaaaaaaccCTTAGAAGAATCCCTTGGAGATTTCCTGGAtagttttctgtaggaattcttggtggaattcttggaagaatcccggaagcaattattagaggaatctctggaggaatgcttagtcCTGAAAGTCCTGAacgaatgcattgaggaaaacctggaggatttcttggaggaatctctgaaaaaaatcttgtatgaattcttggagggatccatggaggatgtcctagaggcatgcctgtagaacttcctgaaggaatctccagaagcacttctggagaaatctctagaggaatttctggcggagtttttggaggaatctcaagatgaaatgaaattcctagaggaattcctgagaaaattcgtgGATGGATCTCTTAAGAacttcgtagaggaataccaggaaaaattcctgaagaaatcgcagatggaattcttggaaaaattctggaggaattctcagaagagtaCCTgatgaaactccagaaggaatcccgaaagcaatctcaaaagcaattcctaagggaattcctaaacagttcctggaggaagtactgaattatttcctagaggagttccttaaagaatacaaggatgaatttctgaaggaatcttaagaagagttcctgggagaatctttgtagaaatttttaaaataggttgttccagaaagaatcacagaaggtattcccgtgttaagccctgcagaaaatctcaaaggaatccatagaggaatccatggaggaatccatggtggaattcctggaggatatcctaaaaaaatgcctgtaggattaacggagaaatctctgggaatactcctggaggaatctctagaagaattcctggaggagtttctggaggaatctctagaggcatttctgaaggaatccctggatgattgtttagaggaatacctgcagcaattcccagaggaatccctggaatgattcctggaggaatctctgaagaaatttgtggaggaatcccttgagaaattcttgtaggaatcccaggaagaactcctgaagaaattgcagatggaatccttgaagaaatcctgaaggaattctaagaagcgtTATTGGAGGAACTTTTTTTCCGGatctctgaattattgataatctttgaattggttcaatattaaaaaaaaatcttgcggcCAGGGGAGAGCCACGGCCCCTGCCCCTTCTGGCTACACCCATGGCATCGTCTATGTTGAGGTGTCAGAAGAaattggattccttcagcaagggtagatgggcaCATAGGTTCATAAATGGACAAGCAGGCCTAATGGCAAGGTGAAGCATCACGTGAcataatttctgtcaggccattggtgttttaggtggtatctgcacagattcggacatgcagccTCCCTCGCATGTCCAGAAtggcagactgcgacgagatcgtggagcatgtgctctttcaatgcccacgcttcgtggggCAAAGgccgagtatgcaggagataggCGGTAGACATATATCACTTTGGACTACATTCCATGGAACTTAAGACCCACGGTTAGTCTAAAGTACTTGCCAGCAGGGCCCAAGCTTTCAGGAGagagtagctggtggaacgctaaccAATAGAGTGTGCTTATGTACGGTCCCGCTCCCACTccaagtcatccctaacgggtgcACCACGAAGGTAAGGATgattttttagtgggtcgatctccACATAACCCGAAAAATCACCTCTTGGATATTTGATCAGTAGATTTTTTAATTCTATGAAAAAAGAATCAGCGTAGAATAAAAGCCCCAACTAAGTAACATGATTGTTACCATCCACTCTACACAATCATGCAACTCACGCATTCTGACTCGATCAAGGGGTTCCACAAAAAGTTATGTCTTTATCGTCAACAAATAGGCATTGCCATGAAAAATGACGTTCTTTTAAACACGCGTCGCATACATCCCTAGAACCCCCGCTACTTACCTTCGTCCATCAACTGCCCGTTGCATCAGCTGCATTGCCAGTTCCATGAGGCAGCGGGCATTCAGCTGGTTCGGATCTTCGATCGCCTTGCTGAGAATGGCTTGAATCTCCGGCGAAAACTGTCCGATGTCGTTCGCTTCCGGTCCCACAGCTAGTCCCAAGCCGGCCAGTCCCCGTGTCAGCGTATCAGCCGAGGACAGTGATTTTGAGCGTTGTAAGGGTGCCAGGCTCATCGGACTGCTGCTGCCCGGTTGAAACATGATAGACGGTGAAGGTAGGCCACTGTTGGAGGTGTTGTTCTGAGCTGCCTGGAAGTTGCTGTTTGTGTGTGGTGCCGGGTGAACCACCGGGTCCGGTGCGAACTTTACGCGTGGTCCAGACTAAAAGCGATGAAAAGTGAGATTAAACGCTTCTAAAAGTTTCGTGGTAGACAGTTGTTTTACGTGCAGAATATTTCCGCTGGACGGTGAGTTGACCAATGGCATATGGGAAGCTTGGAGCTGAACTCCTACGTGCTGCATCGGATGGGTAGACATCATGATCGGTCCCCGTTGAGGACTGCCGATGTTGCCCAGTTGCATTTGTGCTCGAGGATGCATGCTCAACGGCATGTGGGCGTTCGATTTCGAGTGCTGCAAGGAGCTGCTGTAAATGTTGAGAGATCTGAAAGAATAAACAATTTTAGTCTCGTTCGTATGCTTAGAAGACAATCGGGCCAACCTGGAGTTCTGCAGCGGGATTCGACCGTCCTGAAGGTTGTTCATCTGAAATTCCTGGGCATGCACGTTGAGCTTGTTGGGGTGTCCATCCATGCGAACATCTACGGGCGGTTCAAGTTACAGATTTGTCATGAAAAGGTTACGGTTAGTAGCGGGTATTACTTGGAGGACGATAGATTTCCATCGGTGGCTTACCACGCATCTGTTGTTGTTGGGCATGTTGCATCGCCTGACTCTGGGTAAAGGCCAGGCTGCGTCGTTTGTTGGCATTCTACGGGAAAAAGGGTAGATTAATGACGGGATCGTTATGAACAGCAAAATACAGATAATAAAGATTCCGAAAATTATACCTCCACCAATTGAACAGATAGGTTTTTTTCATGTTAGAAGAGAATACAATTGATTAGTGAACATAGTGTAAGAACAACAGAAAAGTGCAATCATTACCATGTCCATTACCTGCTGGTTGGAAGTTCGGATAAAACTTCGCTcacgtgaaattcctggagaaatgtaggCCTCTTGCATTTTCATATTCTTTTGATCGTGGTCTGCCATCTTTGGATTTAgtttctgtttgttttttttagtaGTGGATCGTTGGTTTCGTTTTTCGAATCATTTGGCTAAGCCTCCAAATGTTTTCGTatctacaaaaaaaattaaaagctgTCAATGTAAACAATTTAATGTGTTTCGTAACTAATTtacaatacataagtgacccgattttgtcagccccttttcggaacacattctATGCTCTCCAAAAAAACCTGAGcagtttttcaaacattttatccctctatgttctgcattatagctgtagtttgatgataaatacaaattaattagttaaagtttgatcgtgagataacgagagcaaaaagtttgttgtaaaatggggctgacaaaatcgggtccttactgtaatagGGTTTCTGTGGTGCAGCCGGCTACACATTCGTTTCTTGTAATGATATATAGGTTCAATCCGCAGTGCCCCAAGTCACAACTTTTTGTTAATCTGTTTAGAGTTTAACCTAGATGAAAAAGCACTGAACACTTTGTCTTGTCTAAGTTACAGGTCACACCGAAGCGGTGAATGGCGGGCATTTTGCAAGACTATGCTAAAGGTGACGGGTTCTATTATCAACCGGTGCAGCAACTTTTTGTAATAGAAATGTCCTTAACCTGCTTAGACATACAGTGTATccatgcctgtcacacgatacacattTAAGCCCTTCAAGAGCGCGCAGGTCCTCCTAAAGTCTTTTTAACAATTCTTGAGGTACACTACAGGTACAGGTCACTTTGAAATCGAAGGACAGGTAAGTTGATCGATGAAGTCTGcttggtaccgtaaaacggggtatcattgatcagcggggtaacattgatcggtttgaccgacctcatgaaatattcaaacaagcattttacattgaatcagtttctgctatcgaatcgTATATCgttatctgctattatttagctattaaatgacatggaattcatgaaaattgattttcataaacattgaaataaatcgatttttccataactgtgtttcgtaacgcaatgagatacattttcaaacattcatgcatggcacggATACTAGATACAGTATAAGATTCGAAATGACTGTATTACTTAAATATaacatcctagagttggatttaataaccgaaacatttatgaaaatgctacttttcaacaaaatatacgatttattaaaagtagactataaattccttaagccattgcctacctttaggcgttatacgtggtttggaggattttaatcctaaaataactcaaaaagtacatagcttgtaagaatttggacaacatattcgaaattagcgacctcgaatttagtaagtaagggtattttcgaCACAAACagacattgatcactgacatgatcaatgttaccccaaatcaacaaaatcaaaaattagatttaaaagtcaatttaaacatatttttaagtttcacaatacttttttgagttgcttaacacatactcagagggtcagtacttgttttaaaaatataaaacatgtaacgtttgcttaaacaagagaaagatagaaaattctgatcaatgttaccccggattacggtaacaaCTTTCGAATTCATTCAATTTTCGAGATATTTTGgaaagaagaggaagaagtaACGTACCTCTGCCTAGTTGACTGATAATAAAGAAATAACGGAGCTTCGAGCGTAATAATCAATAATTAGTACAAACATTATCATAATAAAACTATTAAGAAATAAACCTCATATGCGGCATACGATTACATAAGCATAAAGTATAAAGCATGAATGTGAACGTCTAACTACATTTCGCACCAAATACGTTATCGCTGATTTAAAATACAATGCGGAACATCGTTTACAGGTATGTAGGTCTACGTTTTGCTGCTAATTTTCTGCCACCATCGATAATATACAAAATGCACAGCTTTTT contains the following coding sequences:
- the LOC109425163 gene encoding uncharacterized protein LOC109425163 isoform X4, producing the protein MADHDQKNMKMQEAYISPGISRERSFIRTSNQQNANKRRSLAFTQSQAMQHAQQQQMRDVRMDGHPNKLNVHAQEFQMNNLQDGRIPLQNSRSLNIYSSSLQHSKSNAHMPLSMHPRAQMQLGNIGSPQRGPIMMSTHPMQHVGVQLQASHMPLVNSPSSGNILHSGPRVKFAPDPVVHPAPHTNSNFQAAQNNTSNSGLPSPSIMFQPGSSSPMSLAPLQRSKSLSSADTLTRGLAGLGLAVGPEANDIGQFSPEIQAILSKAIEDPNQLNARCLMELAMQLMQRAVDGRRYALPISRLCISIIAKEQKETFLEALLNTCRQWYQERDKVLGPPMNIKNPSRPRFTAFMAFLTEMFCQLKRRQLQLRTECDGVPPPIVLLTVLGKCCEDCVKPPVRSLSEIECLFFVLTCIGRDLETHLPQQLETLLTGVRDAFLNSSASAPAIRRTLLQLIELQASRWQLPGNTVLYYYPSSK
- the LOC109425163 gene encoding uncharacterized protein LOC109425163 isoform X1, with the translated sequence MADHDQKNMKMQEAYISPGISRERSFIRTSNQQVMDMNANKRRSLAFTQSQAMQHAQQQQMRGKPPMEIYRPPNVRMDGHPNKLNVHAQEFQMNNLQDGRIPLQNSRSLNIYSSSLQHSKSNAHMPLSMHPRAQMQLGNIGSPQRGPIMMSTHPMQHVGVQLQASHMPLVNSPSSGNILHSGPRVKFAPDPVVHPAPHTNSNFQAAQNNTSNSGLPSPSIMFQPGSSSPMSLAPLQRSKSLSSADTLTRGLAGLGLAVGPEANDIGQFSPEIQAILSKAIEDPNQLNARCLMELAMQLMQRAVDGRRYALPISRLCISIIAKEQKETFLEALLNTCRQWYQERDKVLGPPMNIKNPSRPRFTAFMAFLTEMFCQLKRRQLQLRTECDGVPPPIVLLTVLGKCCEDCVKPPVRSLSEIECLFFVLTCIGRDLETHLPQQLETLLTGVRDAFLNSSASAPAIRRTLLQLIELQASRWQLPGNTVLYYYPSSK
- the LOC109425163 gene encoding uncharacterized protein LOC109425163 isoform X3, with the translated sequence MADHDQKNMKMQEAYISPGISRERSFIRTSNQQVMDMNANKRRSLAFTQSQAMQHAQQQQMRDVRMDGHPNKLNVHAQEFQMNNLQDGRIPLQNSRSLNIYSSSLQHSKSNAHMPLSMHPRAQMQLGNIGSPQRGPIMMSTHPMQHVGVQLQASHMPLVNSPSSGNILHSGPRVKFAPDPVVHPAPHTNSNFQAAQNNTSNSGLPSPSIMFQPGSSSPMSLAPLQRSKSLSSADTLTRGLAGLGLAVGPEANDIGQFSPEIQAILSKAIEDPNQLNARCLMELAMQLMQRAVDGRRYALPISRLCISIIAKEQKETFLEALLNTCRQWYQERDKVLGPPMNIKNPSRPRFTAFMAFLTEMFCQLKRRQLQLRTECDGVPPPIVLLTVLGKCCEDCVKPPVRSLSEIECLFFVLTCIGRDLETHLPQQLETLLTGVRDAFLNSSASAPAIRRTLLQLIELQASRWQLPGNTVLYYYPSSK
- the LOC109425163 gene encoding uncharacterized protein LOC109425163 isoform X2, coding for MADHDQKNMKMQEAYISPGISRERSFIRTSNQQNANKRRSLAFTQSQAMQHAQQQQMRGKPPMEIYRPPNVRMDGHPNKLNVHAQEFQMNNLQDGRIPLQNSRSLNIYSSSLQHSKSNAHMPLSMHPRAQMQLGNIGSPQRGPIMMSTHPMQHVGVQLQASHMPLVNSPSSGNILHSGPRVKFAPDPVVHPAPHTNSNFQAAQNNTSNSGLPSPSIMFQPGSSSPMSLAPLQRSKSLSSADTLTRGLAGLGLAVGPEANDIGQFSPEIQAILSKAIEDPNQLNARCLMELAMQLMQRAVDGRRYALPISRLCISIIAKEQKETFLEALLNTCRQWYQERDKVLGPPMNIKNPSRPRFTAFMAFLTEMFCQLKRRQLQLRTECDGVPPPIVLLTVLGKCCEDCVKPPVRSLSEIECLFFVLTCIGRDLETHLPQQLETLLTGVRDAFLNSSASAPAIRRTLLQLIELQASRWQLPGNTVLYYYPSSK